The Tenacibaculum jejuense genome includes a window with the following:
- a CDS encoding NAD-dependent epimerase/dehydratase family protein, with translation MSDTILILGACGQIGTELTQRLREIYGSEHVVASDIREGDADFLNSGPFEIINAMDKERILEVVKKYKVTQVYLMAAMLSATAEKIPLKAWDLNMQSLLHVLEIAKEKHIQKVYWPSSIAVFGSTSPKIDTPQQTVMEPSTVYGISKVSGEHWCNYYHNKFGVDVRSLRYPGIISWKTKPGGGTTDYAVDIYFKAKEEGKYECFLEEETKLPMMYMEDAINATIQIMQAPTENIKTRTSYNLAAMSFTPKEVAEEIQKHIPEFEISYKPDFRQEIADSWPQIIDDSAAREDWSWNHSFDLELMTKDMLSNIGTKNNELLTAL, from the coding sequence GACTACGAGAGATTTATGGAAGTGAACATGTAGTAGCTTCAGATATTAGAGAAGGAGATGCTGATTTTCTAAATTCAGGTCCATTTGAAATCATTAATGCAATGGATAAGGAAAGAATATTAGAAGTAGTTAAAAAGTACAAAGTAACACAAGTGTATTTAATGGCGGCTATGCTATCTGCAACTGCAGAGAAAATTCCTTTAAAAGCTTGGGATTTAAACATGCAATCACTTTTACATGTATTAGAAATAGCGAAAGAAAAGCATATTCAAAAAGTATACTGGCCTAGTTCTATAGCAGTTTTTGGAAGTACTTCGCCTAAAATAGATACGCCACAGCAAACAGTAATGGAACCATCAACGGTTTACGGAATTAGTAAGGTTTCAGGTGAGCATTGGTGTAACTATTACCACAATAAATTTGGTGTAGATGTAAGAAGTTTACGATACCCAGGAATTATTAGTTGGAAAACAAAACCAGGTGGAGGAACAACAGATTATGCTGTTGACATCTATTTTAAAGCAAAAGAGGAAGGTAAATACGAATGTTTTTTAGAAGAAGAAACAAAGCTTCCTATGATGTACATGGAGGATGCAATTAATGCTACAATTCAAATTATGCAAGCTCCTACAGAAAATATTAAAACAAGAACTTCTTATAACTTAGCAGCAATGAGTTTTACTCCTAAAGAAGTTGCTGAAGAAATTCAAAAACATATACCAGAGTTTGAAATTTCATACAAGCCAGATTTCAGACAAGAAATTGCTGACAGTTGGCCACAAATTATAGATGATAGTGCAGCAAGAGAAGATTGGAGCTGGAATCATTCTTTTGATTTAGAGTTGATGACAAAAGATATGTTAAGTAATATTGGAACCAAAAACAACGAACTTTTAACGGCTTTGTAA
- a CDS encoding thioredoxin family protein produces the protein MKEVIEKSLESALTYSEYRTLVSDLLEENKSTGENQSEALYNYSFLNDRRMKRLDKTSKLTEDTLTRIKNVEEPQTWIVLTEGWCGDAAHNIPVLNKMAEENPNIDLQLVLRDENLDLMDNFLTNGGRSIPKLVAVNKDKEVLFTWGPRPSVATKMIADYKEAHGVVDADVKKDLQVWYNKNKGTNVQEDILSLLEN, from the coding sequence ATGAAAGAAGTTATAGAAAAGAGCCTTGAAAGCGCATTAACATATTCAGAGTACAGAACTTTAGTGTCAGATTTATTGGAAGAAAATAAATCAACAGGAGAAAATCAATCAGAAGCATTATATAATTATAGCTTTCTTAACGACAGACGTATGAAACGTTTGGATAAAACATCAAAGTTAACAGAAGATACTTTAACAAGAATCAAGAATGTTGAAGAGCCTCAAACTTGGATCGTTTTAACAGAAGGTTGGTGTGGAGATGCTGCACATAATATTCCTGTGTTAAATAAAATGGCAGAAGAAAATCCTAATATCGATCTTCAATTGGTTTTAAGAGATGAAAACTTAGATTTAATGGATAACTTTCTTACAAATGGAGGAAGATCTATTCCTAAGTTAGTTGCTGTAAACAAAGATAAAGAGGTGTTATTTACTTGGGGGCCAAGACCATCTGTAGCGACAAAAATGATAGCAGATTACAAAGAAGCACATGGTGTTGTAGATGCAGATGTGAAAAAAGACTTACAGGTTTGGTATAACAAAAACAAAGGAACAAACGTACAAGAAGATATTTTGTCTTTACTAGAAAATTAA
- a CDS encoding ABC transporter ATPase: MIVPFETLSEEAKVWIYPSSRKFYAQEIEPLKEKIESFLNDWLNATEAKLSYCVKYDRFIVFSSEEDVVVNNQDLDQQVSFILKLQEEYQIELLDKMNVSFKQGEFVQYKEVKEFKKLLKNKSVNSKTVVFDNLVQTKYDFENFWEVPITESWYNRFL, from the coding sequence ATGATTGTACCGTTTGAAACCTTATCTGAAGAAGCAAAAGTTTGGATTTATCCATCAAGTAGAAAATTTTACGCTCAAGAAATAGAACCTCTAAAAGAAAAAATTGAAAGTTTTTTAAATGATTGGTTAAATGCGACTGAAGCAAAACTATCATACTGTGTAAAGTATGACAGGTTTATAGTGTTTTCTTCTGAAGAAGATGTGGTTGTTAATAATCAGGATTTAGATCAACAAGTTAGTTTTATACTAAAATTGCAAGAAGAATATCAGATAGAGTTACTTGATAAGATGAATGTAAGTTTCAAACAAGGAGAATTTGTCCAGTATAAAGAAGTAAAAGAATTTAAAAAACTACTCAAAAACAAATCGGTTAATAGCAAAACTGTAGTTTTTGATAATTTGGTTCAAACCAAGTACGATTTTGAAAACTTTTGGGAAGTGCCAATTACTGAAAGTTGGTATAATAGATTTTTATAA
- a CDS encoding Ig-like domain-containing protein: MKKLLLLFAIFFASLLKSYGQDVPFTQRLPNGGITVKGDMTFIGNNVLNRDFKDFALYVRSDQTSRFTDSCGNRYRDYTYTQISANLGANIPHPNNATGNNLYYVVSQNACGRSFYANVNESPLNNGDFFMDYIDIDDAEGISGSSDTFSSSKSTLNIPSCSKIVYAGLYWTAVYPYDTWENELPRTGDYRNIKFKLAGEDYQDITSDEVIYDNGIATQRPYLCYKDITSMVNNLANPNGDYYAANIRATTGYDSKNDLGGAAGWVMVIIYENETVTSKNISIFDGFSAVDGTNNVDVTFNGFLTTPSGPVRTQFLTAALEGDTFIQGDAFQIENSSGTYINIDTPNSNPTTNFFNGSITQYDNYVTNRNPASENTLGFDIDLFEINNPGNALIANNQTSVDARFTTSGDVYWPFLNAIAVEVAQPDVRVVNTVDDGAGNDLSGSTLSLGSSFWYNLQFQNLGNDDATNTVIRKHLPKNVSLIPADIILPLGVTYSYEPPSSANGFRGILDFSINDSLVEEGSATQNIRIHVELANDCSKFTESCSNVIESQAFSSYSGVNSGIQISSSPSFSGVDACNYGITGATAVLLDVTSCSAITTEVALCEGSVELTAGAGFSTYQWTDGSGTVIGNTQTIVVSSVGSYSVNKTNAPEAPVACIPFTETFNVIREAINPSIVLQDITCDTKGSIAINNVAGDYEFAITTSGDNVESSNYQDANTFEILDAGSYDIYIRNKSTLCVSTFSDQIINSSTNLDVDLLAIQPLCSDDLGGIEVQLSNALPGPYTYSLISNGAVISTFGPTTDMIRTFSDLPSGTYEVEVSASGCSVVKEVSISSPATLLTSVIKTQDISCLAGSVIISATGGTGNFSYAVWSYIPSSSAVKSPVSYTSVAEIPAENFFTDINYDVNYGEEGTYEFVVVDTNNCNTTSSPVTVDLKEDISFTASPSDPTCSGADGSISINVSSGEPPFTYTVFNSSGNNGGINEVVSNDSTYEFIDLSGGTYEVQVTDSNSCTSLLALTLSELPPVAIISSLAVTEFGCTSGNIVSNANVTLDISSIVGGTGVYPTVELFDDKGTPIDTSDDVKVNGVNTGSIYTFDILDTNGGSFYAKVIDSNGCEAISTSVVVSPYDQLNQITITQAESISCSNAGEQIYIAYTSSLGLSKSTIQIIDSTGTTLDTISEVQSNTEVTSNVRLTPGLYIIKITNPVSGCEINQVYQVNDVEPYTANVVSSSPVICFGDNNASLMLTIEDGGGNPYTGSYTYEVFDTAGIPSGVSTVSTSNPLTIVGLSSGTYAVQVTLNDYPFCSLTTNNVVVDGPIVPLSITADVNEDVITVLATGGIPSYEYNLNGTGFTTNNVFSGVSPGEYTIDVRDVNGCESSTTVTVTDTNTDIILGDDAVSTPANTALDIDVFSNDINIPSVGNLTTTNPSNGIVIINDSGTQDDLTDDIITYTPDQDFVGTDSFTYTICDLTSNTCDTATVFIAVDAIQTPITVSFNSNSVSCSGLSDGAIEVFAVGGTAPYTFTLSSGSLVVSTNSNGIFSNLFASDYTVRVTDSNGNSTSINVTITEPATLITDSFVQEITCSGFNDAYIIVNASGGSGNYTYEISSQPGVFQTYNSFAGLSPGSYTITTRDDFGCTDAIQVTITEPQEIAINTNVEGSTITVATTGGIPPYTYKLNDGVFTTSNIFTNLSAGTYEITVLDVNACSSVEVVTIVDETIILNDDSFGALSNTSTIIDVFANDTNIPVFGSLNVTAPLNGTLTVDDSGTPNNPNDDIITYVSDPDFVGTDSFTYSVCNSNTNQCEDATVFLTVSPAANPMTVSLTNVDVTCNGDNNGIIETVVIGGVSPYSYALLDASSAVVANNTNGIFTNLAAGDYTVEVTDNTGNTSRSINVVLLEPELLETTATVQNVSCNGSDDGSITLNTTGGSGNYVYEINSQPGTFQRANRFTGLRPGFYTVTALDDFGCTNVISLVVEEPETLFISSVDIRATGRFPSGRIKIGADGGTPRYKYSINGGPFKRSNRFLDLEDGAYTIVVQDANGCVSNPLTVRIDKIEIDNTVNQILQILEALYKNAVSYQWIDVDNDVRIPGATQPTYQPTKSGKYQVEMVINETSTRMQNNAVVTRQNNQVVLSPVIEYTAAVLSIEDIEDKILKVYPNPASERLVLPTDLINKTYKIYSVIGTEVKADKIYTEEIQVDDLAKGVYLLKVEGYEPFRFIKK, from the coding sequence ATGAAAAAACTATTACTCTTATTTGCAATTTTTTTTGCCTCTCTATTAAAATCTTACGGACAGGATGTGCCGTTTACACAGAGATTGCCCAATGGTGGTATCACCGTTAAAGGAGACATGACCTTTATTGGAAATAATGTTTTAAATCGAGATTTCAAAGATTTTGCATTATATGTTAGAAGTGACCAAACGTCTAGATTTACAGATAGCTGTGGTAATAGGTATAGAGATTATACCTATACTCAAATATCAGCTAATTTAGGAGCTAATATTCCTCATCCTAATAATGCTACAGGAAATAATTTATATTATGTAGTATCTCAGAATGCTTGTGGTAGGTCATTTTATGCAAATGTTAATGAATCACCACTAAATAACGGTGATTTCTTTATGGATTATATTGATATTGACGATGCAGAAGGTATATCTGGAAGTTCAGATACTTTTTCATCATCTAAATCAACGTTAAATATACCATCTTGTTCAAAAATTGTATATGCAGGATTGTATTGGACAGCTGTTTATCCTTACGATACGTGGGAGAATGAACTTCCAAGAACAGGAGATTACAGAAATATCAAATTTAAGTTGGCAGGTGAAGATTATCAAGATATTACCAGTGATGAGGTAATTTATGATAACGGAATAGCTACGCAACGTCCTTATTTGTGCTATAAAGATATTACAAGCATGGTTAATAATCTAGCTAACCCTAATGGAGATTATTATGCTGCTAATATTCGAGCAACTACAGGTTATGATTCTAAAAATGATTTAGGAGGAGCTGCAGGTTGGGTAATGGTTATTATTTACGAGAATGAAACGGTAACTAGTAAAAACATTTCAATTTTTGATGGATTTTCAGCAGTTGATGGAACTAACAACGTAGATGTTACTTTCAACGGTTTTTTAACGACGCCTTCAGGACCGGTTAGAACTCAATTTTTAACAGCAGCTTTAGAAGGAGATACTTTTATTCAAGGTGATGCATTTCAAATTGAAAACAGTTCAGGAACCTATATCAATATAGATACACCTAATTCTAATCCAACTACAAATTTTTTTAACGGAAGTATCACTCAATATGATAATTACGTTACGAATAGAAATCCTGCAAGTGAAAATACTTTAGGATTCGATATAGATTTATTTGAAATTAATAATCCAGGAAATGCTCTTATAGCCAATAATCAGACTTCTGTAGATGCAAGATTTACAACAAGTGGAGATGTGTATTGGCCATTTTTGAATGCTATTGCAGTAGAAGTTGCTCAACCAGATGTACGAGTTGTGAATACTGTAGATGATGGTGCGGGTAATGATTTGTCTGGATCAACATTAAGTTTAGGAAGCAGTTTTTGGTATAATCTTCAATTTCAAAATTTAGGGAATGACGATGCAACTAATACTGTAATTAGAAAACATCTTCCTAAAAATGTAAGTTTAATCCCAGCAGATATTATCTTGCCTCTTGGTGTAACATATTCATATGAGCCACCTTCAAGTGCTAATGGTTTTAGAGGAATATTAGATTTTTCTATAAATGATTCTTTAGTAGAAGAAGGTAGTGCAACACAAAATATTCGTATTCATGTAGAATTGGCAAATGACTGTAGTAAGTTTACAGAGTCTTGTTCTAATGTCATAGAGAGTCAAGCATTCTCTAGTTATTCAGGTGTGAATAGCGGAATTCAAATATCAAGTAGTCCTAGTTTTTCTGGAGTTGATGCATGTAATTATGGGATTACAGGAGCTACAGCTGTTTTATTAGATGTTACAAGTTGTTCTGCTATAACTACAGAAGTAGCATTATGTGAAGGCTCTGTTGAATTAACTGCAGGAGCTGGTTTTTCTACTTATCAATGGACAGATGGTTCAGGAACAGTAATCGGAAACACTCAAACAATAGTAGTAAGCAGTGTAGGTAGTTATTCGGTTAACAAAACCAATGCTCCAGAAGCACCAGTTGCATGTATACCGTTTACAGAAACATTCAATGTAATAAGAGAGGCTATTAATCCTTCTATAGTTTTACAAGATATAACATGTGATACTAAAGGAAGTATAGCTATAAATAATGTTGCAGGTGACTATGAATTTGCAATAACGACTTCTGGAGATAATGTTGAGAGTTCAAATTATCAAGATGCTAACACATTTGAAATTTTAGATGCAGGAAGTTATGATATTTATATCAGAAACAAATCAACATTATGCGTTTCTACATTTAGTGATCAAATTATAAATTCATCAACAAACTTAGATGTTGATCTATTAGCAATACAACCATTATGTTCTGATGATTTAGGTGGTATTGAGGTGCAACTTAGTAATGCGCTACCTGGTCCTTATACATACAGCCTTATAAGTAATGGAGCTGTTATTAGTACTTTTGGCCCAACCACAGATATGATAAGAACTTTTTCAGATCTTCCTTCAGGAACATATGAAGTTGAAGTCTCTGCGTCTGGTTGTTCAGTAGTAAAAGAAGTTTCAATCTCAAGTCCAGCTACTTTACTAACTTCAGTTATAAAAACTCAAGATATATCATGTTTAGCTGGTTCAGTTATTATATCAGCTACAGGTGGAACAGGGAATTTCAGTTATGCGGTATGGTCATATATACCAAGTAGCTCTGCTGTAAAATCACCTGTTTCTTATACTAGTGTAGCAGAAATACCTGCTGAAAACTTTTTTACTGATATAAATTATGATGTGAATTATGGAGAAGAAGGAACATATGAATTTGTAGTAGTAGATACGAATAATTGTAACACTACATCCTCACCAGTGACTGTAGATTTAAAAGAAGATATTAGTTTTACGGCGTCTCCAAGTGATCCTACATGTTCAGGTGCAGATGGAAGTATATCCATAAATGTTTCAAGTGGAGAGCCACCATTTACATATACAGTTTTTAATTCGTCTGGTAATAATGGAGGAATTAATGAGGTAGTTAGTAATGATAGTACATATGAGTTTATTGATTTAAGTGGAGGTACTTATGAAGTTCAAGTTACAGATAGTAACAGTTGTACATCTTTATTAGCATTAACATTATCAGAACTACCTCCTGTAGCAATTATTTCTTCTTTAGCAGTTACAGAGTTTGGATGTACTTCTGGAAATATAGTTAGTAATGCAAACGTTACATTAGATATTTCTTCAATAGTTGGAGGTACTGGAGTTTATCCTACTGTAGAATTATTTGATGATAAAGGAACGCCAATAGATACAAGTGATGATGTGAAAGTTAATGGAGTTAATACGGGTTCAATTTACACTTTTGATATTTTAGATACGAATGGAGGTAGTTTCTACGCCAAAGTAATTGATAGTAATGGTTGTGAAGCTATATCAACTAGTGTAGTTGTTAGTCCTTATGATCAGTTGAATCAGATAACTATTACTCAAGCGGAATCGATTAGTTGTTCTAATGCGGGTGAACAGATTTATATAGCATATACTTCTAGCTTAGGTTTATCAAAATCAACAATACAAATCATAGATAGCACTGGAACGACTCTAGATACTATTTCGGAAGTTCAAAGTAATACAGAAGTAACTTCTAATGTTCGCTTAACTCCAGGTCTTTATATAATTAAAATAACAAATCCAGTTAGTGGTTGTGAGATAAATCAAGTATATCAAGTAAATGATGTGGAACCATATACTGCTAATGTAGTAAGTTCATCTCCAGTTATTTGTTTTGGAGATAATAATGCTTCTTTAATGCTTACGATTGAAGATGGCGGAGGTAATCCATACACAGGAAGTTATACTTATGAAGTATTTGATACAGCAGGAATCCCATCAGGTGTATCTACTGTTAGTACAAGTAATCCTTTAACTATTGTAGGTTTGAGTTCAGGAACTTATGCAGTCCAAGTTACACTTAACGATTATCCATTTTGTTCTTTAACTACAAATAATGTTGTTGTAGACGGGCCTATAGTACCATTAAGTATTACTGCAGATGTTAATGAAGATGTAATTACAGTATTAGCAACAGGAGGTATTCCTTCTTATGAATACAATTTGAATGGAACTGGTTTTACCACAAATAATGTTTTTAGTGGTGTTAGCCCTGGAGAGTATACAATTGATGTTAGAGATGTAAATGGATGTGAAAGTAGTACTACAGTAACAGTTACAGATACAAATACTGATATTATTTTAGGAGATGATGCTGTTTCTACTCCAGCAAATACTGCGTTAGACATTGATGTTTTTTCTAACGATATTAATATTCCTTCAGTAGGTAATTTAACAACAACAAATCCTTCAAATGGTATAGTAATTATAAACGACTCAGGAACTCAAGATGATTTAACTGACGATATTATAACGTATACACCAGATCAAGATTTTGTAGGAACAGATAGTTTTACCTATACTATTTGTGATCTTACAAGTAATACCTGTGACACTGCAACTGTTTTCATCGCTGTAGATGCTATTCAAACTCCGATTACAGTTTCATTTAATTCAAATAGTGTAAGTTGTAGTGGTTTATCAGACGGAGCCATAGAGGTTTTTGCTGTAGGAGGAACTGCACCTTATACATTTACTTTATCTTCTGGATCCTTAGTAGTATCAACAAATTCTAATGGAATTTTCTCAAATCTTTTTGCTAGTGATTACACTGTTAGAGTAACAGATAGTAATGGAAATTCGACAAGCATTAATGTTACAATTACAGAACCTGCAACATTAATAACCGACTCTTTTGTACAAGAAATAACATGTAGTGGGTTTAATGATGCATATATTATAGTTAATGCTAGTGGAGGAAGTGGAAATTATACATATGAAATTAGTTCTCAGCCAGGTGTATTTCAAACATACAATTCATTTGCAGGTTTATCGCCTGGTAGTTATACAATTACAACTAGAGATGACTTTGGCTGTACTGATGCAATACAAGTAACTATCACAGAACCACAGGAAATAGCTATCAACACAAATGTTGAAGGTAGCACAATCACAGTAGCAACAACTGGAGGTATACCACCGTATACTTATAAATTAAACGATGGAGTTTTTACAACGTCTAATATATTTACTAATTTAAGTGCAGGGACTTATGAAATTACGGTATTAGATGTTAATGCATGTTCTAGTGTAGAAGTTGTAACAATTGTAGATGAAACAATTATTTTGAATGATGATTCTTTCGGAGCTTTATCAAATACTTCAACGATAATAGATGTTTTTGCAAACGATACAAATATCCCGGTATTTGGATCTCTAAATGTCACCGCTCCGCTAAATGGTACTTTAACTGTAGATGATTCAGGAACACCAAACAATCCTAATGACGATATCATCACATATGTTTCAGATCCAGATTTTGTAGGAACAGATAGTTTTACCTACAGTGTTTGTAACTCAAATACTAATCAATGTGAAGATGCAACTGTTTTTTTAACAGTAAGCCCAGCTGCAAATCCAATGACTGTAAGTTTAACTAATGTAGATGTAACTTGTAATGGAGATAATAATGGGATAATTGAAACAGTAGTAATTGGCGGGGTATCTCCATATTCGTATGCGCTTTTAGATGCTTCTTCAGCCGTGGTTGCAAACAACACTAATGGAATCTTTACGAATTTAGCAGCTGGAGATTATACTGTAGAAGTTACAGATAATACTGGAAACACTTCAAGATCTATCAATGTAGTTCTTTTAGAACCTGAATTACTAGAAACTACAGCGACAGTTCAAAATGTAAGTTGTAATGGATCAGATGATGGTAGTATTACATTAAACACAACCGGAGGAAGTGGAAATTATGTTTATGAAATCAACTCTCAGCCAGGAACATTTCAAAGAGCAAATAGATTTACAGGTTTAAGACCAGGTTTTTACACCGTAACAGCATTAGATGACTTTGGATGTACGAATGTTATCTCTTTAGTAGTTGAAGAGCCAGAAACTTTATTTATTAGTTCTGTAGATATAAGAGCTACAGGAAGATTCCCTAGTGGAAGAATCAAGATTGGAGCAGATGGAGGAACACCAAGATACAAATACAGTATTAACGGAGGTCCTTTTAAGAGATCAAATAGATTCTTAGATTTAGAAGATGGGGCATATACTATCGTAGTACAAGATGCTAATGGTTGTGTTTCAAATCCATTGACTGTTCGTATCGATAAAATTGAAATTGATAATACAGTAAATCAAATTTTACAAATTTTAGAAGCGTTATATAAAAATGCAGTCTCTTATCAATGGATCGATGTTGATAACGATGTTAGAATTCCTGGAGCTACTCAGCCTACTTACCAACCAACGAAATCAGGTAAGTATCAAGTTGAAATGGTTATTAATGAAACTTCAACAAGAATGCAGAATAATGCAGTGGTAACAAGACAAAACAATCAAGTCGTATTGTCTCCTGTTATTGAGTATACGGCAGCAGTTTTAAGTATTGAAGACATAGAAGATAAAATCTTAAAAGTTTATCCAAATCCAGCTTCAGAAAGATTAGTGTTACCAACTGATTTAATCAATAAAACATATAAGATTTATTCAGTTATTGGTACGGAAGTTAAAGCTGATAAAATTTACACAGAAGAAATTCAAGTAGACGATTTAGCTAAAGGAGTTTATCTTTTAAAAGTAGAAGGATATGAACCTTTCCGATTCATAAAGAAGTAA
- the truB gene encoding tRNA pseudouridine(55) synthase TruB, whose protein sequence is MNTLEDFKEGKVLLIDKPLEWTSFQVVNKLRWHIRKRFDIKKIKVGHAGTLDPLATGLLIICTGKQTKSIETYQGQIKEYTGTFVLGGTTPSYDLETEIDKTFPTEHITSDLIYKTTEQFLGKIQQKPPIFSAIKKDGKRLYELARQGKTTEIKSRQVEISEFEITKIDGLNIEFRVVCSKGTYIRSLAHDFGIALNSGAHLSVLRRTKIGDFSVDNAQNIDGFIESLSH, encoded by the coding sequence ATGAATACTTTAGAGGATTTTAAAGAAGGAAAGGTTTTACTTATTGACAAACCTTTAGAATGGACGTCTTTTCAAGTGGTTAACAAACTTCGTTGGCACATTAGAAAGCGTTTTGATATTAAGAAAATAAAAGTTGGTCATGCTGGAACATTAGATCCTTTGGCTACTGGCTTATTAATTATCTGTACAGGTAAACAAACTAAAAGTATTGAAACATATCAAGGTCAGATAAAAGAATACACAGGAACCTTCGTTTTAGGAGGAACTACACCTAGTTATGATTTAGAAACTGAAATTGATAAAACTTTCCCTACGGAACATATCACATCTGATTTAATTTATAAAACTACTGAACAATTTCTAGGAAAGATTCAGCAAAAACCACCTATTTTCTCTGCTATTAAAAAAGACGGTAAACGTCTATATGAACTAGCAAGACAAGGTAAAACAACAGAAATTAAATCGAGACAAGTAGAAATTTCTGAATTTGAAATTACTAAAATTGATGGTTTAAACATCGAGTTTAGAGTCGTTTGCAGCAAAGGAACTTATATTAGGTCTTTAGCTCATGATTTTGGTATTGCTTTAAATTCAGGTGCGCATTTATCTGTTTTACGACGTACAAAAATTGGTGATTTTTCTGTAGATAATGCACAAAATATAGATGGATTTATTGAAAGCTTATCGCACTAA
- a CDS encoding undecaprenyl-diphosphate phosphatase, with translation MDILEAIILGIIQGLTEFLPVSSSGHLELVKAILGDNSVPKESLTFTVVLHFATALSTLVIFRKEVAQIFKGLFQFKWNEESQFSAKIVISMIPAVIIGLLFEEQLETFFSKNILLIGFMLLVTAILLLLADKAKNTEKNVSFSNSLVIGISQAIAMLPGISRSGATISTSVLLGIDRTKAARFSFLMVVPLIFGKIAKDILGGDINFQSSEIVPISAGFIAAFITGLLACQWMIALVKKSKLSYFSIYCAIVGVIAIGYALLK, from the coding sequence ATGGATATTTTAGAAGCGATTATCCTTGGAATTATTCAAGGATTAACCGAGTTTTTACCCGTTTCATCAAGTGGACATTTAGAATTGGTAAAAGCCATTTTAGGTGATAATTCTGTACCTAAAGAAAGTTTAACTTTTACTGTTGTTTTGCATTTTGCTACAGCTTTAAGTACGTTGGTGATTTTCAGAAAAGAAGTTGCTCAAATTTTCAAAGGTTTGTTTCAATTCAAATGGAATGAAGAATCACAATTTTCGGCAAAAATTGTAATTTCCATGATTCCTGCGGTTATCATTGGTTTGTTGTTTGAAGAGCAATTAGAAACTTTTTTTAGTAAAAACATTTTACTTATTGGTTTTATGCTTTTAGTAACTGCTATACTTTTATTATTGGCAGACAAAGCTAAAAACACAGAAAAGAATGTATCATTTTCTAACTCTTTAGTTATTGGGATTTCGCAAGCAATAGCAATGTTACCAGGAATTTCTAGATCTGGTGCTACAATCTCTACATCTGTATTATTAGGAATAGACAGAACAAAAGCCGCGCGCTTTTCATTTTTAATGGTTGTGCCTTTAATTTTTGGTAAAATTGCGAAAGATATTTTAGGTGGAGATATTAATTTTCAATCTTCTGAAATTGTTCCGATTTCTGCTGGTTTTATTGCTGCTTTTATAACTGGATTACTAGCTTGCCAATGGATGATTGCTTTAGTGAAAAAAAGTAAACTTTCTTACTTTTCTATATACTGTGCAATTGTAGGTGTAATTGCGATTGGATACGCTTTATTAAAATAA
- a CDS encoding DUF3098 domain-containing protein, which yields MGKNKNSEQPEFLFGKRNYKIMLIGLAVIALGFILMAGGGSDDPNVFNEELYSWRRIRLAPMLVIIGLGIEIYAILANPKK from the coding sequence ATGGGAAAAAATAAAAATTCAGAACAACCAGAATTTTTATTCGGTAAACGAAATTATAAAATCATGTTAATTGGTTTAGCTGTTATTGCTTTAGGATTTATTCTTATGGCAGGCGGTGGAAGTGATGATCCTAATGTATTTAATGAAGAGTTATATAGTTGGAGAAGAATTCGCCTAGCTCCTATGTTAGTTATTATTGGCTTAGGTATTGAAATATATGCTATTTTAGCCAACCCTAAAAAGTAA